In Legionella beliardensis, the following are encoded in one genomic region:
- a CDS encoding bifunctional GrpB family protein/GNAT family N-acetyltransferase, with protein sequence MTIKPQNRRVQVVPYNANWPINFAEEAEKIKIALGDNCLAIHHIGSTSVPSLAAKPVIDMVPVVLDITKVDDANTAMLALGYEAKGEYGMPFRRYFQKGGNQRTYHVHAFEAGSPEIERHLKFRDWMRNHPEDREAYARLKQGLARQYSEDINAYCLGKDEFIADIDRKAGFNGLRIVKALTIREWHAVRHFRQFYFFDKAGILDPYTWTFTKDTHIHFVVYQGPEIIGYAHLQLWPDERAAMRIIVIDELKRNHNYGSQFLALCEKWLKGQGYKSLHIESSPEALKFYRDNHYISMPFNDPDGYESSPEDTAVGKIL encoded by the coding sequence ATGACAATCAAACCACAAAATCGACGAGTTCAAGTAGTGCCTTACAATGCTAATTGGCCTATAAATTTTGCCGAAGAAGCAGAAAAAATCAAAATTGCTTTAGGCGATAATTGCCTTGCGATTCATCATATTGGCTCAACTTCCGTTCCAAGCTTGGCTGCCAAACCTGTCATTGATATGGTGCCGGTGGTTTTGGATATTACAAAGGTAGATGATGCTAATACTGCAATGTTAGCACTTGGATACGAGGCTAAAGGTGAATATGGCATGCCTTTTCGTCGCTATTTTCAAAAAGGAGGTAACCAAAGAACATATCACGTACATGCTTTTGAGGCAGGTAGTCCTGAAATTGAGCGCCATTTAAAATTTCGGGACTGGATGAGAAACCATCCAGAAGATAGAGAAGCCTATGCTCGTTTAAAACAAGGCTTAGCACGTCAATATTCTGAGGATATAAATGCCTATTGTCTAGGTAAAGATGAATTCATTGCCGACATTGATAGAAAAGCAGGTTTTAATGGATTAAGAATAGTCAAAGCTTTAACTATCAGAGAATGGCATGCAGTACGTCATTTTAGGCAATTTTACTTTTTTGATAAGGCAGGAATTTTAGATCCCTATACCTGGACATTCACTAAAGATACCCATATCCATTTTGTGGTTTATCAAGGCCCAGAAATCATCGGTTATGCACATTTGCAACTATGGCCTGATGAGCGAGCAGCCATGCGTATTATTGTTATTGATGAGTTAAAAAGAAATCATAACTATGGTAGCCAATTTTTAGCATTATGTGAAAAATGGCTCAAAGGCCAAGGGTATAAAAGTTTGCATATTGAGTCATCGCCAGAGGCACTAAAATTTTATAGAGATAATCATTATATCAGCATGCCTTTTAATGATCCGGATGGCTACGAAAGTTCGCCAGAAGATACTGCTGTAGGGAAAATATTATAA
- a CDS encoding helix-turn-helix domain-containing protein — MDLHPLLVPYISSIDIFHSVSPFPFYLYPSLLTTISFQYEGEPVVVSKENKSEKIKNCSVFGLITKPCKYQVLKPLKTVIVRMYPWAIPKFFKESAHVLSNQFIGLDDMVGSQKIGILEEQIQKDTSPFAIMTLIQKFFIELCLNNENTEFERIIKIVSEIAQSPCGTIQDIGKKYAFSQRSIERKFLGIIGLSPKKFMLSARFQQTLKSLKRGASWSSIASDFNFYDQSHFIKEFQAFTGTTPQQFLLINFPVKNPYECISFYQQQNDTEGTLNLMMSRPSQA; from the coding sequence ATGGATTTACATCCTCTTTTGGTTCCATATATCAGTAGCATAGACATATTTCACTCAGTCTCACCGTTTCCGTTCTACTTATATCCGAGTTTATTAACTACCATTAGTTTTCAATATGAGGGTGAACCTGTTGTGGTTAGCAAAGAAAATAAAAGCGAAAAAATTAAAAACTGTAGTGTCTTTGGATTAATAACAAAACCTTGTAAATATCAAGTGCTTAAGCCATTAAAAACAGTCATAGTAAGAATGTATCCTTGGGCAATTCCCAAATTTTTTAAAGAATCAGCACATGTACTCTCTAATCAATTTATTGGTCTAGATGATATGGTAGGCAGCCAAAAAATTGGTATTTTAGAGGAGCAAATTCAAAAAGATACGTCGCCTTTCGCAATTATGACTCTTATTCAGAAATTTTTTATTGAATTATGTTTAAATAATGAGAATACTGAATTTGAGCGTATTATAAAGATTGTGAGTGAAATTGCTCAAAGTCCATGCGGAACTATTCAAGACATTGGCAAAAAATATGCATTTAGCCAGCGAAGTATAGAGCGCAAGTTTCTAGGGATAATAGGATTAAGTCCTAAAAAATTTATGCTTTCCGCTCGTTTTCAACAAACGCTTAAGAGTTTAAAGAGGGGGGCCAGTTGGTCATCAATTGCGAGTGATTTTAATTTTTATGACCAATCCCATTTCATTAAAGAATTTCAGGCATTTACTGGTACTACTCCTCAGCAGTTTCTATTAATAAACTTTCCTGTAAAAAATCCCTATGAATGTATTTCTTTTTATCAACAACAAAATGATACTGAAGGGACTCTCAATTTAATGATGTCCAGGCCATCTCAAGCATAG
- a CDS encoding glycosyltransferase family 32 protein yields MKKLGFFALPKLNLNSLEKKVENEVPRNEISEQPNKAEIPKNIHFVWVGGKLPEEKLEKIKNWREMNPEFEIMVWTDTPTKNGYLPTSSEDIKYDSFNYSDYLSSLDQFDIETQNSLKKILYSEIYLPEGNYAAVSDIVRLLALYKHGGFYFDFDEQPTDLKKLIHCLTEPIYGGGNIKERESVANNVLTSNTIKNQALLGYIKEIIQRYGENPCAELKERFLLHPLCNEESIKNIYNKYKDLFKKDLIDKGKNELDAMKMCNNLLESSENFKEFEAFLIKYHPYLYENFSRRIVDQETGPGVMKKALGDVKKLYSMLPEGDLENFQMGAEHSWWKLPPKQRDAWLQCVHLHRFIPVGELSSISDRVIENYMAKTTGDELNNNGIPLDWRNQDLSNSLSIKPEMITFHLERFQEEYQSCQILKKDEVRQEVEEDEASVQYCQLRC; encoded by the coding sequence ATGAAAAAATTAGGGTTTTTTGCATTACCAAAATTAAATTTAAATAGCTTAGAAAAAAAGGTAGAGAACGAGGTGCCTCGTAATGAGATTTCTGAGCAGCCGAATAAAGCAGAGATACCTAAAAATATTCATTTTGTTTGGGTAGGTGGAAAATTACCTGAAGAGAAACTTGAAAAGATAAAAAATTGGCGAGAAATGAATCCTGAATTTGAAATCATGGTATGGACTGATACTCCTACAAAAAATGGTTATTTGCCCACATCTTCTGAAGATATAAAGTATGATTCTTTTAATTATTCTGATTATTTATCAAGCTTAGATCAGTTTGATATTGAAACTCAGAATTCACTAAAGAAAATATTATATTCAGAAATCTATTTGCCGGAAGGAAATTATGCTGCAGTAAGTGATATTGTGCGGTTACTGGCGTTATATAAACATGGCGGATTTTATTTTGATTTTGATGAGCAGCCCACAGACTTAAAAAAACTAATTCATTGTTTAACTGAGCCAATTTATGGCGGTGGAAATATAAAAGAGAGAGAGTCAGTGGCAAATAATGTCTTAACTAGCAATACCATTAAAAATCAAGCTTTGTTAGGGTATATAAAGGAAATCATTCAGCGATATGGTGAGAACCCATGCGCTGAACTAAAAGAAAGATTTTTATTACATCCTCTGTGTAATGAAGAATCCATTAAAAATATCTATAACAAGTATAAAGATTTATTTAAGAAAGACCTTATTGATAAGGGAAAGAACGAATTAGATGCAATGAAAATGTGTAATAACTTACTTGAATCTTCTGAAAATTTTAAAGAATTTGAAGCATTTTTAATTAAATATCATCCTTATCTTTATGAGAATTTTTCACGTCGAATTGTAGATCAAGAAACTGGGCCAGGTGTTATGAAAAAAGCGCTTGGGGACGTTAAAAAACTATACTCAATGCTGCCTGAAGGTGATTTAGAGAATTTTCAAATGGGCGCAGAGCATAGTTGGTGGAAGCTTCCCCCAAAACAACGAGATGCATGGTTGCAGTGCGTTCATCTTCATCGTTTCATTCCAGTTGGAGAGCTGAGTTCCATTTCTGACCGTGTTATTGAGAATTACATGGCGAAAACGACAGGTGATGAATTAAATAATAATGGTATTCCTCTTGATTGGAGAAACCAAGATTTATCGAATAGCTTATCTATTAAGCCAGAAATGATAACGTTTCATTTAGAAAGGTTCCAAGAGGAATATCAATCTTGTCAAATTCTTAAAAAGGACGAGGTGAGACAAGAGGTAGAAGAAGACGAAGCTTCGGTGCAGTACTGTCAACTTAGGTGCTAA
- a CDS encoding alpha/beta fold hydrolase yields MKTNYFLGASTDGFHRIVYTEWGQPSPTKPAVFCVHGLLRNRHDFDALATFLSQQGRHLFCPDIAGRGDSDWFKNPQHYNFEQYIADMTALIARSAATAVDWIGTSMGGLIGMMIAAMPNSPIRRLVLNDVGPQVPLHGLRRLSKYADTRVVFSSKEEARQYYQKIYADFGNLSESQWMDFTEHSIKLQSDGKYTAKCDPNITHTKTTTQFMWELVQHPHKTLEGIFFDIDLWHIWQQVTCPVLIIHGRHSDILLPEHIAKMQKTHPQMDLLQIENAGHAPALLELAEHEKIKNWLQA; encoded by the coding sequence ATGAAAACCAACTATTTTTTGGGCGCGTCAACCGATGGTTTCCATCGGATTGTCTACACTGAATGGGGACAGCCTAGCCCAACAAAGCCCGCGGTATTTTGTGTGCATGGGCTCCTTCGTAATCGACATGACTTTGACGCGCTGGCTACTTTTTTAAGCCAACAAGGACGCCATTTATTTTGCCCTGATATTGCAGGTCGTGGCGATAGTGATTGGTTTAAAAATCCTCAACATTACAATTTTGAACAATACATTGCCGATATGACGGCTCTTATCGCCAGGTCAGCAGCTACAGCAGTTGACTGGATAGGCACGTCAATGGGCGGGTTAATTGGTATGATGATAGCCGCCATGCCTAATTCTCCCATTCGCCGTTTGGTACTCAACGATGTTGGCCCGCAAGTTCCCCTGCATGGTTTGCGCCGTTTATCCAAATATGCTGATACTCGTGTTGTATTTTCTAGTAAAGAAGAAGCAAGGCAATATTACCAGAAAATCTATGCAGATTTTGGTAATTTAAGCGAGTCGCAATGGATGGATTTTACCGAGCATAGTATTAAACTTCAATCTGACGGTAAATACACGGCCAAATGTGATCCCAATATTACCCATACTAAGACAACTACGCAATTTATGTGGGAACTCGTACAGCATCCTCACAAGACCTTGGAAGGAATTTTCTTCGATATTGATTTATGGCATATATGGCAGCAAGTCACCTGTCCAGTACTCATTATCCATGGCCGCCACTCAGATATTTTATTACCTGAACATATTGCTAAAATGCAAAAAACTCATCCACAGATGGACTTGCTACAAATAGAAAATGCCGGCCACGCCCCAGCACTATTGGAATTGGCAGAGCATGAGAAAATTAAAAACTGGTTACAGGCCTAG
- a CDS encoding nucleoside hydrolase, translating into MKVIHDGDAAYEDIIALSLLLLNADVVAVTVTYGESTPHIGAANMERICRMLRPDVKIPVAFGVNFALDFHGEPFPEFIKIEEDSILESTEVPLVTDSQVTDSAVHLLYNTLMVSHEKITILATGPLTNIAELVSTYPECIEKIEKIVIMGGAVHVPGNITDLIFDATNTVAEWNIYADPKAAEIVFNTPLLPMVLVPLDITRQMPMTRDFYARLEGEVLPALRLVRHMLTSLLQTMGEDLFYEKLQFWDSLAAMITLNPAMAQFEELSLTVDLNTSQVIENTTLNNSSPKVQIATTLIDIEKAYDTFLTLMKKRSKSSSMLANYDSHFFSKASSNAPSVTSSLEFKPTTM; encoded by the coding sequence ATGAAAGTAATACATGATGGTGATGCTGCTTATGAGGATATTATAGCATTAAGTTTGTTATTGCTTAATGCAGATGTGGTAGCAGTCACGGTAACTTATGGTGAGTCAACACCGCATATAGGGGCTGCAAACATGGAGCGAATATGCCGAATGCTGCGGCCAGATGTGAAAATTCCTGTTGCTTTTGGTGTTAACTTTGCCCTTGATTTTCATGGAGAGCCTTTTCCTGAATTTATTAAAATAGAAGAAGATAGTATTTTAGAGAGCACAGAAGTACCGCTAGTAACTGACTCGCAAGTGACAGATTCAGCCGTGCATTTATTGTATAACACGTTAATGGTTAGTCATGAAAAAATAACTATACTTGCGACAGGTCCCCTTACTAATATTGCAGAGCTGGTTTCTACCTATCCGGAATGCATAGAAAAAATTGAAAAAATAGTCATTATGGGCGGTGCGGTACATGTACCAGGTAATATTACTGATTTAATTTTTGATGCAACAAACACAGTTGCTGAGTGGAATATTTACGCTGATCCAAAAGCTGCAGAAATTGTTTTTAATACACCTCTGCTGCCAATGGTACTTGTCCCACTTGATATTACCCGCCAAATGCCCATGACTAGAGACTTTTATGCACGATTAGAAGGTGAAGTGTTACCCGCATTAAGATTAGTTAGACATATGCTAACTTCCTTATTACAGACCATGGGTGAGGATTTATTCTATGAAAAATTACAGTTTTGGGATAGCTTAGCGGCCATGATAACTTTAAATCCTGCCATGGCACAATTTGAGGAACTTTCACTTACCGTTGATTTAAACACAAGTCAGGTCATAGAAAATACTACCTTAAATAACAGCTCGCCTAAAGTGCAAATTGCAACGACACTGATTGATATTGAAAAAGCTTATGATACCTTCTTGACACTAATGAAAAAACGCTCAAAATCTTCATCTATGCTCGCCAATTATGATAGTCATTTCTTTAGCAAAGCTTCGTCTAACGCACCCTCTGTAACATCAAGTTTAGAGTTTAAACCAACAACTATGTGA
- a CDS encoding GGDEF domain-containing protein, whose product MPSQLEEIINGPQFGRQCRMTFVIGIETILFVMLMLLLPSMHHWLTIVILSVGMVLSISNLIILKIYHCARFSSHFLTILILLTIISVNYISGGINTSLFVWFYLIPIIAATLTGFLGLIIYGGISILAVIAFVVLPHEAIFYPPESMMWYVQVMNFIFAMILILSVLTAFLLEIHAFEQQNLQQKRVLENDREKLLHMSLHDPLSKLPNRKYFYEELGKRIRSENNLTILYMDLNGFKDINDTYGHEIGDQVLVETSKRLSHCFRDEDFIARLGGDEFIGIVSNSNKEEIPYKIMERIRDIFSYPYRSIKQDIQLNIAIGMARYPEDSKQMKKLLSIADQRMYKDKLRIKATQK is encoded by the coding sequence ATGCCCAGTCAATTGGAAGAAATTATCAATGGCCCACAGTTTGGGCGTCAATGTCGAATGACATTTGTAATTGGTATAGAAACTATTCTATTCGTCATGCTGATGCTATTACTGCCCTCAATGCATCATTGGCTAACTATTGTCATTTTATCGGTAGGCATGGTGTTATCTATAAGCAATTTGATTATTCTAAAAATATATCATTGCGCTCGTTTTTCTAGCCACTTTCTAACTATTTTGATTTTATTGACGATTATAAGCGTTAACTATATTTCAGGTGGTATTAATACGTCTTTATTTGTTTGGTTTTATTTGATACCCATTATTGCTGCGACGTTAACTGGATTTCTAGGCCTGATAATTTATGGAGGGATAAGCATTCTAGCCGTAATCGCCTTTGTAGTGCTGCCACATGAGGCTATTTTCTACCCGCCAGAATCAATGATGTGGTATGTTCAGGTGATGAATTTTATATTTGCCATGATATTAATCTTATCGGTGCTCACGGCGTTCCTCCTAGAGATTCATGCTTTTGAACAGCAAAATTTGCAGCAAAAAAGAGTGCTAGAAAATGATAGAGAAAAGCTGCTTCATATGTCTTTACATGATCCATTAAGCAAATTACCTAACCGCAAGTATTTTTATGAAGAGTTAGGAAAAAGAATACGCAGTGAGAATAATTTAACCATACTATACATGGACTTAAATGGTTTTAAAGATATCAATGATACTTATGGCCATGAAATAGGGGATCAAGTATTAGTGGAAACTAGCAAACGTTTAAGCCATTGCTTTCGTGATGAAGATTTTATAGCCCGCTTAGGTGGTGATGAGTTTATTGGCATTGTTTCAAATAGCAATAAAGAAGAGATACCCTATAAGATTATGGAACGCATTAGGGATATTTTTAGCTACCCCTATCGTAGTATTAAACAGGATATCCAACTTAACATTGCTATTGGCATGGCGCGCTATCCTGAAGATAGCAAACAAATGAAGAAATTATTATCCATCGCTGACCAACGTATGTACAAAGATAAATTGCGAATCAAAGCCACACAAAAATAG
- a CDS encoding DUF1622 domain-containing protein, protein MTIDNFHHILFLVQKGISLCGVLVILIGVLIALGRYIHYVFSSFVNNNESAFSINHIRLSLGRILTLGLEFIVAADLISTTTAPDYYTIGIVAIIVLIRTVLSYTLNREINSISEKEASLDKQG, encoded by the coding sequence ATGACTATAGATAACTTTCATCATATATTATTTCTTGTACAAAAAGGCATTTCGCTATGCGGTGTCCTGGTTATTTTAATAGGTGTACTAATCGCATTAGGACGCTACATTCATTATGTATTTTCCTCCTTTGTTAATAATAATGAATCGGCATTCAGTATTAATCACATTAGGTTAAGTCTAGGTCGTATATTGACGCTTGGTTTAGAATTTATTGTTGCAGCAGATCTTATAAGTACTACCACAGCACCTGATTACTACACAATAGGAATTGTTGCTATTATTGTATTAATTAGAACTGTTCTAAGCTATACCCTAAATCGAGAAATAAATTCTATAAGCGAGAAAGAAGCAAGTTTAGATAAGCAAGGGTAG